A single region of the Oceaniferula marina genome encodes:
- the hisI gene encoding phosphoribosyl-AMP cyclohydrolase encodes METPSSTISFGPRDDKKALEENPVFAPKFDADGLIPAMAIDAATKEPLMLAYMNEESLKMTLDLGEAVYYSRSRQEIWHKGATSGHVQKIHEIRTDCDQDALILYVEQLGAGACHTGRSTCFYRKVATAKGSDPVALGFTETDLSFDPNAVYGKKS; translated from the coding sequence ATGGAAACACCATCTTCCACTATCAGCTTCGGTCCTCGTGATGATAAAAAAGCACTCGAGGAAAACCCGGTCTTCGCACCCAAGTTCGATGCAGACGGTCTGATTCCGGCCATGGCCATCGATGCCGCCACCAAAGAGCCCCTGATGCTCGCATACATGAATGAAGAGTCATTGAAAATGACCCTCGACCTCGGAGAGGCCGTTTACTACTCCCGCTCCCGCCAAGAAATCTGGCACAAGGGAGCCACCTCCGGCCACGTGCAAAAAATTCACGAAATCCGGACCGACTGCGATCAGGACGCCCTCATCCTTTACGTCGAACAACTGGGTGCTGGAGCCTGCCACACCGGTCGCTCCACCTGTTTCTACCGCAAAGTTGCCACGGCCAAGGGCTCCGACCCCGTCGCTCTGGGATTCACAGAAACCGACCTCAGCTTCGACCCCAACGCGGTCTACGGCAAAAAATCGTAA
- a CDS encoding HAD-IB family phosphatase has product MAKLIVFDCDSTLSKIEGIDELARWRGEAAYAEVEALTHAAMNGEVPIDEIFERRLEIIQPDLEACQAVGKLYIDEIEPTAATTLDQLRQDGWTITIISGGFTQVIEPLAQSLGIQRVDAVPLRFHPDGSYAGYDHNAPPTRNGGKPEIIAQLKSELHPERVIMVGDGISDLETQNEVDAFIGFGRYAAREKVRQQADHFIYSLDELIELL; this is encoded by the coding sequence ATGGCCAAGCTCATCGTTTTCGACTGCGATTCCACGCTCTCCAAGATCGAAGGAATTGACGAACTTGCCCGGTGGCGGGGTGAAGCCGCCTACGCCGAAGTTGAGGCCCTGACCCACGCCGCCATGAACGGTGAGGTCCCCATCGATGAAATCTTCGAACGCCGTCTTGAAATCATCCAACCGGATCTGGAAGCCTGTCAGGCCGTCGGCAAGCTCTACATCGACGAGATCGAACCCACCGCAGCAACAACGCTGGATCAACTCCGTCAAGACGGTTGGACGATTACCATCATCTCAGGAGGTTTCACGCAAGTCATCGAACCGCTTGCCCAATCACTCGGGATCCAACGCGTTGATGCCGTCCCTCTGAGGTTCCACCCGGATGGATCCTACGCTGGCTATGACCATAACGCCCCGCCAACCCGGAATGGAGGCAAACCGGAAATCATTGCCCAACTGAAATCCGAGCTCCACCCAGAACGTGTCATCATGGTCGGCGACGGCATCTCCGACCTCGAAACTCAAAACGAGGTCGACGCCTTCATCGGATTCGGGCGGTATGCAGCACGGGAAAAAGTTCGCCAACAGGCCGACCACTTTATCTACTCACTGGATGAACTGATCGAGCTCCTTTGA
- a CDS encoding DUF1287 domain-containing protein, giving the protein MGKEEMISEERAQGAKGRWKYRLLAGLLLLGAALFTLLPHSWWQGLQQGALFSSAEHAPDTVGGRIAGAAMSQIDRTVRYDPAYVKLDYPMGDVPIETGVCTDVVIRALRQAMDFDLQQRVHEDMLVHFKLYPQRWGLDRPDSNIDHRRVPNLQVFFERAGYALPLTRDPDDYHPGDIVTCRFDTGRDHIMVVSYQKSWKGDPLTIHNAGGGTGQNDCLFRYELTGHYRVK; this is encoded by the coding sequence ATGGGAAAAGAGGAAATGATCTCCGAGGAGAGAGCACAAGGCGCGAAAGGACGGTGGAAATATCGACTTTTAGCCGGGCTCCTGCTGCTGGGGGCTGCGCTGTTTACCTTGCTTCCTCATTCCTGGTGGCAGGGGCTTCAACAGGGGGCGCTGTTTTCTTCAGCTGAGCATGCTCCCGACACCGTGGGAGGCCGCATTGCCGGTGCTGCGATGTCTCAGATTGATCGAACGGTGCGCTATGATCCAGCTTATGTAAAATTGGACTACCCGATGGGGGATGTGCCTATCGAAACCGGGGTGTGTACGGATGTTGTGATCCGGGCCTTGCGCCAGGCGATGGACTTTGATTTACAGCAGCGGGTGCATGAGGATATGCTTGTGCATTTCAAGCTGTATCCCCAGCGATGGGGCTTGGACCGACCGGATTCCAATATTGATCATCGGCGGGTTCCTAATCTGCAGGTGTTTTTTGAGCGAGCCGGGTATGCTTTACCTTTGACCCGGGATCCTGACGACTATCATCCGGGGGATATTGTAACCTGCCGGTTCGACACCGGCCGTGATCACATCATGGTTGTGAGCTACCAGAAAAGTTGGAAAGGAGACCCGCTGACCATTCATAATGCGGGTGGCGGAACCGGACAGAACGATTGTTTGTTCCGCTATGAACTCACCGGACATTACCGGGTTAAATGA
- a CDS encoding polyphenol oxidase family protein, translating to MRIVLSQADHIKIETQPGFESRPPPRGRGSGLGKPGRLRYDLRSTMQAPCYLKKINGLAGVRADFVERIPGIVVDTDREATLARLQPEHEARVKALGFEWAELQRAEQVHGAEIAMVERESPVRIWPGVDGLLTADPGVLLGIYVADCGAVYLSDQKQGVLGLLHSGKKGTEGNITGKAIAMMQNHYGSRPEDIEVALAPCIRPPHYEVNFASQIRKQVLDAGVPEHRFTDSGLCTGSDLEHYYSYRIERGCTGRMLALLGRVDVSFASSEGRAKNEKPYAQ from the coding sequence ATGCGAATCGTGCTATCACAGGCCGATCACATTAAAATAGAGACCCAACCAGGATTCGAAAGCCGGCCGCCTCCAAGAGGCCGGGGATCGGGGCTTGGCAAGCCAGGGCGCTTGCGTTACGACCTTAGGTCGACGATGCAAGCGCCTTGTTATTTAAAAAAGATCAATGGGTTGGCCGGTGTGCGGGCCGATTTTGTGGAACGCATCCCCGGGATTGTTGTGGATACGGACCGTGAGGCCACGCTGGCCCGGCTTCAGCCGGAGCATGAGGCGAGGGTGAAGGCTTTGGGCTTTGAGTGGGCTGAATTACAGCGAGCGGAGCAGGTGCATGGGGCGGAGATTGCGATGGTGGAACGTGAGTCCCCGGTTCGCATCTGGCCGGGAGTGGATGGCCTGTTGACGGCCGACCCCGGAGTGTTGTTGGGGATTTATGTCGCTGATTGTGGGGCGGTGTATCTTAGTGATCAAAAGCAGGGCGTGTTAGGTTTGTTGCATTCTGGAAAGAAGGGCACGGAGGGGAACATCACGGGAAAAGCGATAGCGATGATGCAGAATCATTACGGGTCCCGGCCTGAGGATATCGAGGTGGCTTTGGCTCCATGCATTCGCCCACCACACTACGAAGTGAATTTTGCCTCTCAGATTAGAAAGCAGGTATTGGATGCCGGGGTGCCTGAGCATCGGTTCACGGATTCCGGGCTGTGTACGGGGTCGGATCTGGAACACTATTATAGTTATCGGATCGAACGTGGCTGTACTGGAAGGATGTTGGCTTTGTTGGGGCGTGTGGATGTTTCCTTTGCCTCGTCTGAGGGGCGCGCTAAAAATGAGAAACCCTACGCGCAATAA
- a CDS encoding MarR family winged helix-turn-helix transcriptional regulator: protein MKTSPSNTSLVDTDRLADFVLFTQRSCILNLSSELNRGNVSFPQFFLLAYLSSEDYLTMSDIAKKMGHSTAAATGLVDRLEKLGYVERMHAAEDRRKIMVRITTKGAELVSRMRGEIASNLSDVMSEMDEEEADIIAHANRAITGRSH, encoded by the coding sequence ATGAAAACCAGTCCCTCCAACACAAGCTTGGTCGATACCGATCGCCTTGCAGATTTTGTGCTGTTTACCCAGCGCTCCTGCATTCTGAACCTCTCCAGTGAGTTGAACCGTGGAAATGTTTCTTTTCCTCAGTTTTTCCTACTGGCCTATCTTTCCAGCGAAGACTATCTGACGATGTCGGATATTGCGAAAAAGATGGGGCATTCCACTGCAGCCGCAACCGGTTTGGTGGATCGTCTGGAGAAGTTGGGATATGTCGAGCGTATGCATGCAGCGGAAGATCGCCGCAAGATCATGGTTCGAATCACCACGAAGGGAGCCGAGCTTGTGTCACGGATGCGCGGAGAAATCGCTTCCAACCTCTCGGATGTCATGTCCGAAATGGATGAAGAGGAAGCCGATATCATCGCCCATGCGAATCGTGCTATCACAGGCCGATCACATTAA
- the trxB gene encoding thioredoxin-disulfide reductase, whose amino-acid sequence MENVIIIGTGPAGYTAAIYTARADLKPLVLTGTQPGGQLTTTTEVENFPGFPEGITGPDLMVNMQQQAERFGARVEFAQIDSLVKEDDGTFTLNAGATTYQSKAVIICSGASARYLGLPGEDELVSGGHGLTACATCDGAFYRDVPVCVIGGGDSACEEAMFLTKFASKVYLIHRRDELRASKIMAQRLLDHEKVSPVWNATIKEYLTDDKGDIRALLLEDTQDGSTSELEVKGVFMAIGHTPNTAFLGDLVNLDDGGYILPEHGARTNVEGLYTAGDVSDQEYRQAITAAGAGCAAAIEVERWLAEQD is encoded by the coding sequence ATGGAAAACGTTATTATTATCGGAACCGGCCCTGCCGGATACACCGCCGCCATTTATACCGCCCGCGCCGACCTCAAGCCATTGGTTCTCACCGGAACTCAGCCGGGAGGCCAGCTGACCACCACCACCGAAGTCGAAAATTTCCCAGGTTTCCCCGAAGGGATCACCGGCCCGGACCTGATGGTCAACATGCAGCAACAAGCGGAGCGCTTTGGCGCGCGGGTTGAGTTCGCTCAGATCGACTCCTTGGTCAAAGAAGACGACGGCACCTTCACCCTGAATGCCGGAGCCACCACATATCAGTCGAAAGCCGTCATTATCTGTTCCGGAGCATCCGCCCGCTACCTTGGACTTCCGGGTGAGGATGAGCTGGTCAGTGGTGGTCATGGTCTGACTGCATGCGCCACTTGTGACGGAGCTTTCTACCGTGACGTTCCGGTCTGCGTCATTGGAGGAGGAGACTCCGCCTGTGAAGAAGCCATGTTCCTGACAAAATTCGCCAGTAAGGTGTATCTGATTCACCGTCGGGACGAGCTCCGAGCCTCCAAAATCATGGCCCAGCGACTGCTCGATCATGAAAAAGTCAGCCCGGTCTGGAACGCAACCATCAAGGAATACCTCACAGACGACAAAGGAGACATCCGCGCCCTGCTGCTTGAGGACACTCAGGACGGCTCGACTTCCGAACTCGAGGTCAAAGGGGTGTTCATGGCCATTGGCCATACGCCGAACACCGCATTCTTAGGAGATCTCGTCAATCTCGACGACGGAGGTTACATTCTGCCCGAGCACGGTGCTCGCACCAATGTCGAAGGACTCTACACCGCAGGTGATGTCTCAGATCAGGAATACCGCCAGGCCATCACCGCCGCCGGAGCAGGCTGTGCAGCGGCCATCGAAGTCGAACGCTGGCTAGCTGAACAGGACTAA
- a CDS encoding YdjY domain-containing protein, which produces MRFPTVYLFSAILSLPVMAEPPTAADQAAPADSGPETAKKETKPMVKKISGDTYQIGKITFNKSTREIHLDTMTNIVDPGTPLEFLLCHSNGEKVHESLLVTEADPTHLNIALKLLNYKESQELFRQLKPDHTLEDHYPVVADTIRKAARFTVHLTWKAEGKEKTAPITQWLQHRITEKPMPATPWVYNGSYVWEGKFKAKLNGNILAIFPNESALANYPGADREDDTLWLPAERLPREGSKVTVILKPWDGKLSPQETKVK; this is translated from the coding sequence ATGAGATTTCCCACCGTCTACCTCTTCAGTGCTATCCTCAGCCTGCCTGTCATGGCTGAGCCACCAACGGCTGCTGATCAGGCAGCCCCGGCTGATTCCGGTCCGGAAACGGCAAAAAAAGAAACCAAGCCGATGGTCAAAAAGATCTCGGGCGACACATACCAAATCGGTAAGATCACCTTCAATAAGTCCACTCGTGAAATCCATCTGGATACGATGACCAATATCGTGGACCCCGGCACCCCGCTGGAATTTCTTCTCTGCCACAGTAATGGAGAGAAAGTCCACGAATCTCTACTGGTAACAGAAGCCGACCCCACCCACCTGAACATCGCCCTGAAGTTGCTCAACTACAAAGAGTCCCAGGAACTCTTCCGTCAGCTCAAGCCGGATCATACCCTTGAAGACCACTACCCGGTCGTGGCCGATACCATTCGTAAAGCTGCCCGCTTCACCGTGCACCTCACATGGAAGGCTGAGGGCAAAGAAAAAACAGCCCCCATCACCCAGTGGCTTCAACACCGAATCACCGAAAAGCCGATGCCAGCCACGCCATGGGTCTATAACGGGTCTTACGTCTGGGAGGGGAAATTCAAAGCCAAACTCAATGGCAACATTCTGGCTATTTTCCCCAATGAAAGCGCCCTCGCCAACTACCCGGGCGCTGACCGCGAAGACGACACCCTCTGGCTACCCGCAGAACGACTCCCCCGGGAAGGCAGCAAGGTCACCGTCATCCTGAAACCATGGGACGGAAAACTTTCACCTCAAGAAACCAAGGTCAAATAA
- a CDS encoding sulfatase family protein, with the protein MKRSILIPLCALFSVAPLSAAEKPNIILVMADDQGYGDAGYTGHAVVQTPNMDAMAKESVVFKRFYAGAPVCSPTRASVMTGRTPMRTNVLNHGHYLRPHEMTIAEVLQSRGYVTGHFGKWHIGSVQKESPTCPGQVGFDEWLTALNFFDQNPYMSHNGRFKQLQGQGSVLTMDAAIDFVDKHRKGEKPVFAVVWFPAPHDPHKELSSQPERYAGEKHRGYFQEISLIDEQLGRLRKELRKMGIHKNTIVWYCSDNGGLVKETSGGRERKGSIYEGGIRVPAMLEWPARLSSQGVAVPASTSDIYPTLLALTGGEEQQQPLLDGVDLMPLIEGKQSKRKNMIGFWHQFTGGQPTHSDRIIKQLMEAQQGDRASPYPMRLLKNVNVFPAHQRGENGGYPGHAALLDWPYKIHVIGHRQKPSRYELYDLEKDPMETRNLMEEKKPEAARMKKAIDAWQDSVINSLNGNDYADKKPITGL; encoded by the coding sequence ATGAAACGATCCATTCTCATTCCTCTTTGTGCTTTGTTTTCCGTGGCACCGCTCAGTGCGGCGGAGAAACCGAACATTATTCTCGTGATGGCTGACGACCAGGGGTATGGCGATGCTGGATACACAGGTCACGCCGTCGTTCAGACACCGAACATGGATGCCATGGCGAAAGAGAGTGTTGTTTTTAAACGCTTTTATGCCGGGGCTCCGGTCTGTTCGCCCACACGTGCCAGCGTGATGACGGGGCGCACACCGATGCGGACCAATGTCCTCAATCACGGGCATTATCTGCGGCCTCATGAGATGACGATCGCAGAGGTTCTCCAATCCCGTGGCTATGTAACCGGACATTTCGGGAAGTGGCACATCGGGTCGGTGCAGAAAGAATCGCCAACCTGTCCGGGGCAGGTTGGTTTTGACGAGTGGCTGACGGCCTTGAATTTCTTCGACCAGAACCCCTACATGAGCCATAACGGTCGCTTTAAGCAGCTTCAGGGGCAGGGGTCGGTTCTCACCATGGATGCGGCCATCGACTTTGTCGACAAACACCGGAAAGGTGAAAAGCCGGTTTTTGCCGTGGTTTGGTTCCCCGCACCGCATGACCCGCACAAGGAGCTCTCGAGCCAGCCGGAGAGGTATGCCGGAGAAAAACATCGTGGGTATTTTCAGGAAATTTCACTGATTGATGAACAGCTTGGCCGCCTGCGTAAGGAGCTCCGGAAGATGGGAATTCATAAAAATACCATTGTTTGGTATTGCTCGGATAACGGGGGACTTGTCAAAGAAACGTCCGGAGGACGCGAACGGAAAGGGTCCATTTATGAAGGCGGGATACGTGTTCCTGCCATGTTAGAGTGGCCGGCCCGATTGTCGTCTCAAGGTGTGGCCGTACCGGCATCTACTTCGGATATCTATCCCACGTTGCTGGCCCTTACCGGTGGTGAAGAACAACAGCAACCGCTTTTGGATGGTGTCGATCTGATGCCATTGATCGAAGGTAAGCAATCAAAACGTAAGAATATGATAGGCTTCTGGCATCAGTTTACCGGTGGACAGCCGACACACAGTGACCGGATCATTAAGCAGCTGATGGAAGCTCAGCAGGGAGACAGGGCATCCCCGTATCCGATGCGTCTATTGAAAAATGTCAATGTATTCCCAGCTCATCAGCGCGGGGAGAACGGGGGCTACCCCGGGCATGCAGCTCTGTTGGATTGGCCATACAAGATCCATGTCATCGGGCATCGACAGAAACCTTCGAGATACGAGTTGTATGATCTTGAAAAGGACCCAATGGAAACTCGCAACTTGATGGAGGAAAAGAAGCCGGAGGCTGCCAGAATGAAAAAGGCCATCGACGCTTGGCAAGATTCCGTGATCAATAGTTTGAACGGGAATGATTATGCCGATAAAAAGCCTATCACCGGATTATAG
- a CDS encoding sulfatase family protein has protein sequence MKMLYRLSLALTMVTSGLCAERPNIVFIFSDDHALQAISSYGGRLKDVAPTPNIDRLAKQGAIFDNSFCANSICGPSRACILTGKHSHRNGFMRNGDKFDGSQNTFPKQLQDAGYQTAIIGKWHLHTKPTGFDFWQVLPGQGSYYNPDFRVMEGGDNKGLKRFPGYATDLITDHSIEWLEKRDKTKPFLLMCQHKAPHRNWAPAPRHLTLFDDVEIPEPATLRDDYSGRSEWLKKNEMSIDKHFHWQHDLKIHGTSPFPGKMPGTWTNGEYPRMSDRQKRDWDKAYSPKNYRLLAKVADNKVSDDEILSWKYQRYIKDYLRVIRAVDENVGRLLDYLDKEGLAENTIVIYSSDQGFYLGEHGWYDKRWMFDLSMKMPFLIRWPGVIKPGSKNAALIQNIDYAPTFLEVSGAKDYDGIQGQSLVSLLKGEVKPEEFRQSVYYAYYENPGIHNVPRHDGIRTDRYKLFYIPQSDEWQLFDLQKDPDEMRSEHNNPEYAEVLKVMKKRYQQQKSRYGSQHK, from the coding sequence ATGAAAATGCTGTATCGATTATCCTTAGCTTTGACGATGGTGACTTCCGGTCTGTGCGCCGAGCGTCCTAACATTGTGTTTATTTTTTCTGATGATCATGCCCTGCAGGCTATTTCCTCCTATGGTGGTCGGCTCAAGGATGTGGCTCCCACTCCTAACATTGACCGCTTGGCCAAGCAGGGGGCAATTTTCGATAACTCGTTTTGCGCCAACTCGATCTGTGGCCCGTCCCGTGCTTGTATTTTGACCGGAAAGCATTCCCACCGCAATGGTTTCATGCGCAACGGCGACAAGTTCGACGGCTCTCAGAACACGTTTCCCAAGCAACTACAAGATGCGGGCTACCAGACGGCAATCATCGGGAAGTGGCATCTACACACCAAGCCGACTGGGTTTGATTTCTGGCAGGTGCTTCCCGGCCAAGGGTCATATTACAATCCAGACTTCCGGGTGATGGAGGGGGGTGACAACAAAGGGCTGAAACGCTTTCCCGGATATGCCACCGACCTTATTACGGATCATTCGATCGAGTGGTTGGAGAAGCGTGACAAAACCAAGCCGTTCCTGCTGATGTGCCAGCATAAGGCTCCGCACCGCAACTGGGCACCAGCACCGCGCCACCTGACATTGTTTGATGATGTTGAGATCCCTGAACCTGCGACCTTGCGCGATGACTACTCGGGGCGTTCCGAGTGGTTGAAAAAAAACGAGATGTCGATCGATAAGCATTTTCACTGGCAGCACGACCTCAAGATTCACGGCACCAGCCCGTTCCCCGGGAAGATGCCCGGCACCTGGACCAATGGGGAATACCCGCGAATGAGTGACCGCCAGAAGCGCGATTGGGACAAGGCATACAGCCCGAAGAACTACCGGCTCTTAGCCAAGGTGGCGGACAACAAGGTCAGTGATGATGAAATCCTGTCGTGGAAATACCAGCGCTACATCAAGGATTACCTGAGGGTGATCCGTGCGGTGGATGAAAACGTTGGTCGCTTGTTGGATTATCTCGACAAAGAAGGTCTGGCAGAGAACACTATCGTGATCTACTCCTCGGACCAGGGGTTTTATCTCGGTGAGCACGGATGGTATGATAAACGCTGGATGTTCGACCTTTCGATGAAAATGCCCTTCCTAATCCGCTGGCCGGGGGTGATCAAACCAGGGTCAAAAAATGCGGCCTTGATTCAAAACATCGACTACGCTCCGACATTCCTCGAAGTCTCAGGCGCAAAAGATTACGACGGCATTCAGGGGCAAAGTCTCGTGTCCTTGCTGAAAGGGGAGGTCAAGCCGGAGGAATTTCGCCAGAGTGTGTACTACGCATACTACGAAAACCCAGGGATCCATAACGTCCCTCGGCACGATGGAATCCGGACAGATCGTTACAAGTTGTTTTATATTCCCCAAAGTGATGAATGGCAGCTGTTTGATTTGCAAAAAGATCCGGACGAGATGCGTAGTGAGCATAACAACCCGGAGTATGCAGAGGTGCTGAAGGTGATGAAAAAGCGTTATCAGCAACAGAAATCGCGCTACGGGTCCCAACATAAATAA
- a CDS encoding basic secretory protein-like protein: protein MRYLIPIITLIPALATASPIGKAKISSNLPAKDGHALELITDGKLDTYYQTKGKTKPGDWIQLSFPEALPTGKNLRVHTGISGSEDFFNGAVLEASSDGNSWKKIAVERAALIDSKIPANTTHLRLLATEANGHHIAVREIEFTDAASPVLIQKGTATLEGKTFQLSLATNLEGNEDLKPRFDEMAALYFDLWPQLVSILGSPLDDTYVDVDIHYRASMKYPAYADKSYIVISADHLRKNKADTIGVFVHELTHVIQHYPNYKPHWFIEGVADYTRYKLNPVEDNWKKRHRANIDLNKPLGAYWSSAAFLLYLEETYKKEIVKPVSIEVRNGTYTDDIWKKITGKELKQLTEEYKNSGWKIQS, encoded by the coding sequence ATGCGATACCTCATTCCGATTATCACACTCATCCCAGCCCTGGCCACCGCGTCTCCCATTGGAAAAGCCAAGATCAGCAGCAACCTTCCGGCCAAGGACGGCCACGCCCTCGAACTCATCACAGATGGCAAACTCGACACCTATTACCAAACCAAGGGAAAAACCAAACCCGGTGACTGGATCCAGCTCAGTTTCCCCGAGGCTCTACCCACTGGTAAAAACCTGCGTGTTCACACCGGGATCTCAGGTAGCGAAGACTTTTTCAATGGAGCGGTTCTCGAAGCTTCATCCGATGGAAACAGCTGGAAAAAAATAGCAGTCGAACGCGCTGCGCTCATCGATAGCAAGATCCCGGCCAACACCACTCACCTGCGCTTGCTCGCTACCGAAGCCAACGGTCACCACATCGCGGTCCGTGAAATCGAATTCACCGATGCCGCCTCCCCCGTCCTGATCCAAAAAGGGACCGCAACTCTGGAAGGCAAAACCTTCCAGCTCTCACTGGCCACCAACCTCGAAGGCAATGAAGACCTCAAACCTCGCTTTGATGAAATGGCGGCGCTCTACTTTGACCTCTGGCCCCAACTCGTCAGCATTCTTGGTTCACCACTCGATGACACCTATGTCGATGTCGATATCCACTACCGTGCGAGCATGAAGTACCCTGCCTATGCGGATAAAAGCTACATCGTTATCTCCGCGGACCATCTCAGAAAAAACAAAGCCGACACCATCGGCGTGTTTGTTCACGAACTCACCCACGTCATCCAACACTACCCGAACTACAAGCCGCACTGGTTCATCGAAGGAGTGGCTGATTACACCCGCTACAAACTCAACCCGGTCGAAGACAATTGGAAAAAACGCCACCGCGCAAACATCGATCTCAATAAACCGCTTGGCGCTTACTGGAGCTCGGCAGCGTTTCTGCTCTACCTGGAAGAAACCTATAAAAAAGAAATCGTCAAACCGGTCTCTATCGAAGTGCGCAACGGCACCTACACCGATGACATCTGGAAAAAGATCACGGGCAAAGAGCTCAAGCAACTCACCGAAGAGTATAAAAACTCTGGCTGGAAGATCCAATCCTGA
- a CDS encoding DUF1501 domain-containing protein, with protein sequence MNDLFDLNGIVNRRQFFRKNMTGLGAAALASLLPKELMALGGHAGAGDVQLPHFAPKAKRVIYMSMIGAPSQLETFDYKPGLEKRFKEDLSGFLKESGVRLTTMTSGQKGFPVAPSRFAFNQHGESGAWVSELLPHTAKMVDDLCIIKSMHTDAINHEPANYLMYTGSMIRGKASMGSWLSYGLGSMNQDLPTFVVLHAYHTNPKSNVQAISSGLWGSGFLPGEHAGVSLRGKGDPVLYLKNAPGISREMRRSMLDGLNTLNRKSYEQVGDPEIQTRIQQYEMAFRMQASVPELTDMSGESEHTYELYGSEAKKRGSFAYSCLMARRLVERGTRFVQIFHRGWDQHGALQRDLPEQCKDVDQGAYALIQDLKQRGMLEDTLVVWGGEFGRTVYCQGPLSEKNYGRDHHPKCFTIWMAGGGIKPGMVYGETDEMSFNITTPDQAVHVRDLHATILHQLGIDHERLTYPYQGLDNRLTGVMPAKVVRDILT encoded by the coding sequence ATGAATGATCTTTTCGACCTAAATGGCATTGTTAATCGCCGACAGTTTTTCCGTAAAAATATGACCGGCTTAGGGGCCGCGGCCCTGGCTTCGTTGTTACCCAAAGAGTTGATGGCTCTCGGGGGGCATGCGGGAGCAGGGGATGTCCAATTGCCGCATTTTGCGCCGAAGGCGAAGCGAGTGATTTACATGTCGATGATTGGGGCCCCCAGCCAGTTGGAAACTTTCGACTACAAGCCGGGATTGGAAAAGCGTTTCAAGGAAGATCTGTCTGGATTTTTGAAAGAGTCAGGTGTGAGACTAACAACGATGACGTCAGGGCAGAAAGGTTTCCCTGTTGCTCCTTCCCGGTTTGCATTTAACCAGCACGGGGAATCCGGGGCCTGGGTCAGTGAGTTGCTGCCGCATACGGCCAAAATGGTCGATGACTTGTGCATTATCAAGTCGATGCATACGGATGCCATCAACCATGAGCCCGCCAACTATTTGATGTACACCGGATCGATGATTCGGGGGAAAGCCTCGATGGGCTCTTGGTTGTCTTATGGCCTGGGGAGTATGAACCAGGACCTGCCGACTTTTGTCGTATTGCACGCATACCACACGAACCCGAAGTCGAATGTGCAGGCGATTTCCTCAGGTTTGTGGGGGAGTGGTTTTTTACCCGGGGAACATGCTGGCGTCTCATTACGAGGTAAAGGTGATCCCGTGTTGTATTTGAAAAATGCGCCCGGCATTTCGAGGGAGATGCGCCGATCGATGTTAGATGGCTTGAACACGCTGAACCGGAAATCGTATGAACAGGTCGGGGATCCTGAAATTCAAACCAGAATTCAACAATACGAAATGGCTTTCCGGATGCAGGCGAGTGTTCCCGAGCTTACGGATATGTCAGGGGAGTCTGAGCACACCTATGAGCTTTATGGTTCCGAGGCCAAGAAGCGTGGCTCCTTTGCCTATTCTTGTTTGATGGCCAGGCGTCTGGTCGAGCGCGGGACTCGTTTTGTTCAGATTTTTCACCGGGGGTGGGACCAGCATGGTGCATTACAGCGTGATTTACCTGAGCAATGCAAAGATGTGGATCAAGGTGCTTATGCCTTGATTCAGGATTTGAAACAGCGAGGTATGTTAGAAGATACTTTGGTTGTCTGGGGTGGGGAGTTTGGGCGGACGGTGTATTGTCAGGGGCCGTTGTCTGAAAAGAATTACGGGCGGGACCACCACCCGAAGTGTTTTACGATCTGGATGGCCGGAGGGGGGATCAAGCCTGGTATGGTTTATGGTGAAACCGATGAAATGTCATTTAATATCACCACTCCTGATCAGGCAGTGCATGTGCGGGATTTACATGCAACGATCCTACACCAATTGGGCATTGATCACGAGCGCTTGACTTACCCATATCAAGGATTGGATAACCGCTTGACCGGGGTGATGCCGGCCAAGGTGGTCCGTGATATTTTAACTTAG